The Thermacetogenium phaeum DSM 12270 genome segment GCTACAGGGCCAAAAATTCTCGTCCCGCGGGGGTTTTTCTCGTCGCTCAAGATCACTGCGGCGTTTTCGCTGAACTTGATGTAGGAACCGTCCGGTCTGCGGATCTCCTTCTTCGTCCTGACCACCACAGCTTTGACGATATCCCCTTTCTTAACCATACCCCCCGGTGTGGCGTCCTTGACGCTGGCTACAATAACATCACCGACGGAGGCGTAGCGGCGCATAGAACCGCCTAAAACCCTGATGCACATGAGTTTTTTGGCTCCTGTATTATCTCCCGCTTTCAATATTGTCTGTGGCTGGATCAATTACTTCATCCTCCTTTCCAGGCGGCCCTACTTCATCGGCGCGCTGCAGAATCTCTACCACCCGCCATCTTTTCTCCTTGCTCAAAGGGCGGGTCTCCATGATCTTCACCTGGTCACCGATCCGGCACTCATTGTTTTCGTCATGAGCCTTGAATTTCTTAGTGCGCCGGACAATTCGACCGTAGAGAGGATGCTGTACCGCAGTTTCGACTGCAACAACAACAGTTTTATCCATCTTATCGCTGACTACTCTTCCGATCCGCGTTTTGCGCCTCGCTCGCTCAGCCAAATCGACACCCCCTATCTGCCCAGGCCAGACTCGATATTCTCTCCGCGCTGACGCATGATCTCCCTTTCCCGGATAATGGTCTTCGCCCGGGCAAAATTACGCTTAACCTCACGGATGCGCATAGGGTTCTCCAGCTGACCCGTCGCCAGCTGGAAGCGCAGGCGGAACAATTCGTCCTTCAGGTCGATTAATTTCCTCTGCAGTTCTTCGTCTGTCAGCTCTCGCAGTTCCTTAACCTTCTTCACCGGCCTCACCACCTGCTTCCTGCCGTTTGATAAATCGGGTTTTGACGGGCAATTTGTGGCTTGCCAGACGCATGGCTTCACGTGCTACATCCTCTGAAACTCCGGCCAGCTCAAAAAGCACCCGGCCAGGTTTCACCACAGCTACCCAGTAATCGGGCGTTCCCTTTCCACTGCCCATTCTTGTTTCCGCCGGCTTGGCGGTAACAGGCTGCTGAGGGAAAATCTTGATCCAAACCTTCCCTCCGCGCTTGATGTAACGGGTCATGGCAATACGAGCAGCCTCGATCTGCCGGGCGCTGATCCATCCGGCCTCCAAAGATTGAAGACCGTACTCACCGAAAGTCACCTCACATCCGCGCTTGACTTTCCCCTTCGGGCGGACTAAGTGCGGCTTTCTATACTTAACCCTCTTAGGCATTAACATTTACGCTCCGCCCCCTTCTGCAGCATCACCTTTTTCCTGTGCTGACGGATTTTTCTCGGGCAGTACCTCTCCCAGGTAAATCCAGACTTTAACCCCGATCTTTCCGTACTGGGTGCTGGCTTCTGCAAATCCGTACTCGATATCGGCACGCAGGGTGTGGAGGGGAACTTTGCCTTCGCTGTACCACTCAGAACGGGCCATTTCCGCGCCGGCCAGCCTTCCGCTAACGGCAATCCGGATTCCCTGCGCTCCCATCCGCATTGCCCTGAAAACAGCCTGCTTCATCGCCCTGCGAAATGCCACGCGCTTTTCCAGCTGGGCTGCCACACTTTCGGCAACCAGCTGCGCGTCAAGTTCCGGCTTCTTTACTTCCACAATGTTGACGCTGACCTGCTTGCCGGATAGCTTCTCCAGGTCTTTGCGCAGAGCCTCCACCTCGGTTCCTCCACGCCCGATAACGATACCGGGCTTGGCGGTATGAATAGTAACCCGCACGCGGTTTGCCGCCCGCTCGATCTCAATTCGAGAAACACCGGCAATATAAAGGCGCTTCTTGATATAATTCCGGAGCACGATATCCTCATGGAGCAGCTCCCGGTAATTCTTATCGGCATACCACCTGGAATCCCATTCCTTGATGACACCCAGGCGAAGCCCCTTAGGATGCACCTTTTGTCCCAACTTCACCCCTCCTTTCGCTCTGCAACGACTACCGTGATGTGACTCGTTCTTCTGCGTCTGAGGTCTGCCCTACCCCGTGCCCTCGGCCTGTAACGCTTGAGGGTTGGCCCCTCGTCTACAAAGATTCTTTTGATATAGAGATCATCCCGGTCGAGGTTGTAGTTATGCTCGGCGTTGGCAACAGCAGATTTGACAACCTTGGTAATGGGTACTGCTGCTCTCTGCGGCATGAAGCGCAAAATTCCCAGCGCTTCGGCTACGCTTTTCCCCCGCACCAGGTCTGCTACCTGCCTTACCTTGCGCGGGGAAATCCAGATATAGCGCGCTACAGCCCTTGCTTCCACAATACCTCACTCCTTCTACTTGAGCGCAGTCGAGCGTTCGGTGTGGGCGCCGTGGCCGCGGAAATGTCGGGTCGGTGCAAATTCACCCAGTTTGTGTCCCACCATGTCCTCGGTGATGTAGATGGGAACATGCCTCCGCCCGTCATGCACCGCTATCGTATGGCCAACCATCTCCGGAAAAATCGTCGAACGCCGCGACCAGGTTTTGATCACCCTTTTTTCGCCCTTTTCATTCATTTCAACGATCTTTTTTAACAACTTCGGGTCACAATAAGGCCCTTTTTTGAGAGAACGACCCAAGCTTGCATCCCTCCTCGGGCGCCACTTACTTCGCGCGCCGCTTGATAATGAACTGATCAGAGGCCTTGTTCTTTTTGCGCGTCTTGGCACCTAAAGCCGGCTTGCCCCACGGCGTTACCGGATTGCGGCCGATCGGCGATTTCCCTTCACCACCGCCGTGCGGATGGTCAACAGGATTCATCACGACGCCGCGCACGGTCGGCCTCACACCCATCAGGCGCTTCCTTCCTGCTTTACCGTAGCTTATATTCTCGTGGTCGACATTGCCGACCTGTCCCACGGTGGCTTTGCAGTCGGCGTGGATCATCCGCATTTCCCCTGAAGGCATCCTGATGGTGGCATAATCACCCTCCCTGGCCATCACCTGGGCAACGGCCCCGGCCGAGCGCACCAGTTTGCCTCCGCCCCCCGGCTTCATCTCAATATTATGAACCAGAGTCCCGACTGGAATATTGCGTAAGGGGAGGGCATTTCCCGGCTTAATATCGGCATCTTTGCCCGAGATTACGGTGTCTCCCACCTTAAGCCCCTGCGGAGCCAGGATGTACCGCTTTTCCCCGTCCGCGTAGTTGAGCAGGGCAATATTGGCGGAGCGGTTTGGGTCGTATTCCAACGTCGCCACCCGGGCAGGAATCCCATCCTTATCCCGTTTGAAGTCAATAACCCGGTAAAAGCGCTTGGCACCTCCACCCCTATGGCGCACCGTAATGCGTCCCGTGTTATTACGCCCCGACTTTTTTCGCAAAGGCTCGATCAGGGACCTTTCCGGTTCCACATCACTCAGTTCCTCAAAAGTAAGCACGCTCATATGGCGCCTTCCGGGAGATGTCGGTTTGTATTTTTTAATACCCATCATTGTCCCTCCTTCCGCTGCCGTAATCATTACTCTGACTAAGAGAGTAGCCCCTCGAAGATGTCGATCTTATCACCCGGTCTTAAGGTAACAATCGCTTTCTTGCGTTCCGGTGTCCGGCCCTCATAACGGCCAACCCGCTTTTTCTTCCCCTTGACGTTGATCGTATTTACCGAAAGAACCTTGACCTTAAAGAGATCCTCAACAGCCTTTTTAATCTCAATCTTGTTCGCCCTTTTATCCACATAAAAGGTGTACTTGTTCTGTTCCTGGGCCAGATTCACCGCTTTTTCCGTCACCAGTGGCCTGATGAGGACGTCATGCGGACTACGCATTGCCGAGCACCTCCTCGATCTTGTCCAGGGCTTCCCGGGTTAAGACCAGCTTATCAGCCAACAGCACATCATAAGTGTTCAATCGCTCCGCCATGGTCAACCGCACTCCCGGAATGTTGCGCGTCGCCCTTTCTACCAGCGGCATCTCCCTCCCGGTAACGATCAGGGCATTGGACACGGCGTCTAAGGACTGCAAAAGTTTAATGGCTTCTTTGGTCTTCGGTTCCGGAAGCTGAATATCTTCGATAACGATCATGGCTCCCTCATTCGCCCGGGCCGACAGCGCCGATTTCAGAGCCAACCGGCGCATCTTGCGCGGCATAGCCTGTCGGTAGCTGCGGGGCTGGGGACCAAAAACGATCCCTCCCCCACGCCATAAAGGCGACCGAATGCTTCCAACCCGCGCCCGGCCAGTACCCTTTTGCCGCCAGGGTTTGCGGCCGGTTCCCTGAACCTCACCGCGCGTTTTGGTTGCAGCGGTTCCGGCTCTCCTGTTGGCCAGGTGACGCACTACAGCCTGATGGAGGACGTGCTCATTGACCGGGACGCCAAAGACATCATCCCGGAGTTCTACTTCTCCGATCCTGACACCTTCTGTATTGAACAATGCTGCTTTGGGCATTCCTTCTCCTCCTTTCCGGCTATCGCGCCGAATTTTTAATCAGGAGCAGTCCCATCCGGGGTCCAGGGACTGCTCCGCGCACCAGCAGGAGATTGTGTTCGGGATCAACCTTGACAACCTTAAGGTTTTTCACCGTTCTCATTTCCCCGCCTGCTCTGCCTGGTAGCTTTCTTCCCTTAAAGACCCGCGCAGGCCCCTTTGCCCCCAGAGAACCGGGCCTGCGGTGGTATTTTGAACCGTGCTTCATAGGCCCGCGGTGGAAGCCGTGTCTCTTGATGCCTCCGGCAAACCCTTTACCTTTAGTGACACCCTGGACATCTACGTAGTCGCCGGGGTTGAAAATATCAACCTTCACTTCCTGACCCACTTCATAACTGTCTACGGCATCGCTATCAAGGCGGATCTCTTTAAGGAAACGGAGCGGCTTGACACCACTTTTAGTGAAATGGCCGCGCAAGGGGCGGTTCAACTTATTGGCTTCAACCTCTCCAAAACCGAGCTGTAAGGCGGCGTATCCATCTCGCTCCGGAGTTTTCTTTTGAACGACATAGCAGGGACCCGCTTCTATTACGGTCACCGGCACCGCCTTTCCTTCCTCATCAAAAACCTGCGACATGCCTACTTTGCGGCCGAGTATACCATTGGACAATTTCTTCACCTCCTAATCCCCGACCATCCGGCAATTTAGAGTTTAATCTCGATATCAACCCCTGCCGGAAGGTCGAGACGCATGAGGGCATCGATCGTTTTCGGAGTCGGTTCCATGATGTCGATCAGCCGTTTATGGGTGCGCATCTCAAACTGCTCCCGGGAATCCTTGTTTACATGGGGAGACCGCAAAATAGTAATGATACTCTTTTCCGTCGGCAGCGGTACGGGCCCTGAAATCAACGCCCCTGTGCGCCTTGCCGTTTCTACGATCTTCTGGGCTGACTGGTCGAGGATTTTATGATCAAACGCCTTCAGCCTAATGCGTATCTTCTGGCGCGCCACTCTCATCCCTCCTTAAGCAGACCTCGCCTCTCTTTCCGGCTTCTTTTTTAAGAAGCCGGGGTTGCTTATTCGATGATCTTGGTTACCACACCGGCGCCCACAGTACGGCCTCCCTCACGAATAGCGAAGCGCAGGCCCTCTTCCATGGCAATGGGGGTGATCAGCTCGACTTCCATGTTCACATTGTCACCGGGCATAACCATTTCCACACCTTCCGGCATCTTAATGACTCCTGTCACGTCGGTAGTCCGGAAGTAGAACTGCGGCCTGTAACCCTCAAAGAACGGTGTGTGGCGACCGCCCTCCTCCTTCGTCAATACGTAGACCTCTCCCTTGAACTTGATGTGCGGCTTTACCGAACCCGGCTTGGCAATAACCTGACCACGCTCCACCTCTTTCCTGTCTACACCTCTCAGGAGCACACCGATATTATCTCCGGCCATACCCTGATCCAGCAGCTTGCGGAACATTTCCACACCT includes the following:
- the rplN gene encoding 50S ribosomal protein L14 — translated: MIQPQTILKAGDNTGAKKLMCIRVLGGSMRRYASVGDVIVASVKDATPGGMVKKGDIVKAVVVRTKKEIRRPDGSYIKFSENAAVILSDEKNPRGTRIFGPVARELREKDFMKIISLAPEVL
- the rpsQ gene encoding 30S ribosomal protein S17, which produces MAERARRKTRIGRVVSDKMDKTVVVAVETAVQHPLYGRIVRRTKKFKAHDENNECRIGDQVKIMETRPLSKEKRWRVVEILQRADEVGPPGKEDEVIDPATDNIESGR
- the rpmC gene encoding 50S ribosomal protein L29 translates to MKKVKELRELTDEELQRKLIDLKDELFRLRFQLATGQLENPMRIREVKRNFARAKTIIREREIMRQRGENIESGLGR
- the rplP gene encoding 50S ribosomal protein L16 — its product is MLMPKRVKYRKPHLVRPKGKVKRGCEVTFGEYGLQSLEAGWISARQIEAARIAMTRYIKRGGKVWIKIFPQQPVTAKPAETRMGSGKGTPDYWVAVVKPGRVLFELAGVSEDVAREAMRLASHKLPVKTRFIKRQEAGGEAGEEG
- the rpsC gene encoding 30S ribosomal protein S3; the protein is MGQKVHPKGLRLGVIKEWDSRWYADKNYRELLHEDIVLRNYIKKRLYIAGVSRIEIERAANRVRVTIHTAKPGIVIGRGGTEVEALRKDLEKLSGKQVSVNIVEVKKPELDAQLVAESVAAQLEKRVAFRRAMKQAVFRAMRMGAQGIRIAVSGRLAGAEMARSEWYSEGKVPLHTLRADIEYGFAEASTQYGKIGVKVWIYLGEVLPEKNPSAQEKGDAAEGGGA
- the rplV gene encoding 50S ribosomal protein L22 → MEARAVARYIWISPRKVRQVADLVRGKSVAEALGILRFMPQRAAVPITKVVKSAVANAEHNYNLDRDDLYIKRIFVDEGPTLKRYRPRARGRADLRRRRTSHITVVVAERKEG
- the rpsS gene encoding 30S ribosomal protein S19; this encodes MGRSLKKGPYCDPKLLKKIVEMNEKGEKRVIKTWSRRSTIFPEMVGHTIAVHDGRRHVPIYITEDMVGHKLGEFAPTRHFRGHGAHTERSTALK
- the rplB gene encoding 50S ribosomal protein L2, which produces MGIKKYKPTSPGRRHMSVLTFEELSDVEPERSLIEPLRKKSGRNNTGRITVRHRGGGAKRFYRVIDFKRDKDGIPARVATLEYDPNRSANIALLNYADGEKRYILAPQGLKVGDTVISGKDADIKPGNALPLRNIPVGTLVHNIEMKPGGGGKLVRSAGAVAQVMAREGDYATIRMPSGEMRMIHADCKATVGQVGNVDHENISYGKAGRKRLMGVRPTVRGVVMNPVDHPHGGGEGKSPIGRNPVTPWGKPALGAKTRKKNKASDQFIIKRRAK
- the rplW gene encoding 50S ribosomal protein L23 → MRSPHDVLIRPLVTEKAVNLAQEQNKYTFYVDKRANKIEIKKAVEDLFKVKVLSVNTINVKGKKKRVGRYEGRTPERKKAIVTLRPGDKIDIFEGLLS
- the rplD gene encoding 50S ribosomal protein L4, which encodes MPKAALFNTEGVRIGEVELRDDVFGVPVNEHVLHQAVVRHLANRRAGTAATKTRGEVQGTGRKPWRQKGTGRARVGSIRSPLWRGGGIVFGPQPRSYRQAMPRKMRRLALKSALSARANEGAMIVIEDIQLPEPKTKEAIKLLQSLDAVSNALIVTGREMPLVERATRNIPGVRLTMAERLNTYDVLLADKLVLTREALDKIEEVLGNA
- the rplC gene encoding 50S ribosomal protein L3 gives rise to the protein MSNGILGRKVGMSQVFDEEGKAVPVTVIEAGPCYVVQKKTPERDGYAALQLGFGEVEANKLNRPLRGHFTKSGVKPLRFLKEIRLDSDAVDSYEVGQEVKVDIFNPGDYVDVQGVTKGKGFAGGIKRHGFHRGPMKHGSKYHRRPGSLGAKGPARVFKGRKLPGRAGGEMRTVKNLKVVKVDPEHNLLLVRGAVPGPRMGLLLIKNSAR
- the rpsJ gene encoding 30S ribosomal protein S10, translated to MARQKIRIRLKAFDHKILDQSAQKIVETARRTGALISGPVPLPTEKSIITILRSPHVNKDSREQFEMRTHKRLIDIMEPTPKTIDALMRLDLPAGVDIEIKL